The DNA sequence TCGGGACTTTTTCTCGTGAAAGTCCCGTTGGAAGAAGCGAAAAAGGCATTGAGGGCGCTGGCTGAATAGACTATGGACCATGGACTATGGACAAAGGACCTGAAAATATGACTATGGACAATGGACAATGGACCGTGGACCTAAAAAAAATCCGTAATGAGTCCCTGTCTATAGTCCATAGTCCATGGTCTATAGTCCATGGTCCATTGTCTATAGTCCATGGTCCATGGTCCATGGTCCTTCTCCTTCTGCTTCTTTCCTGTTCCCCTTCCAAACCCTCTTCCCCCACATTGGCCTTGGTGAATGGTGAAAAAATGCCCTTGTCCGATTTTCAAAAGGCGCTTGATTGGGAACAGTGGAAATTTGGAACTGAAGTCAGTTTAAGCGATTCCCGCTCGCAACAGCTCAAAACAAAGGTGATGGATTCACTGCTCAAAGACCGGCTTCTTTTGCAGGAGGCAAAAAAAAGAAACATCACCGTTTCTGATTCGGAAGCTGAAAAAAGTGTGGAGAGTGTGCGCAAAAATTATCCCAATCAGGATGACTTTGAAAAACTCCTTCGTTCAAAAGAATTAACGGTGGAAGATTTTCGACAACAGAGAATTCAGGAATTAACCATCAAAAAATTGATGGAGGCGGTAACCAAAGAGCAATTGACCCTCACAGACGGCCGACTCAAAAGATATTATGAGGAATATCTGACCGAATTCCAGCATCCGGATCAGGTGAGGGCGCGTCAAATTGTGACCGACTCGGCAGAGAAAGCTGAAAGTGTACGAGCGATGATTACCAGTGGAACTTCCTTTGAAGAAGCGGCTAAAAAATATTCTTTAAGTCCTGACCGGAAAAAAGGCGGGAATTTGGGTTGGTTTGGAAAGGGAGAAATGCCTTTGGAATTTGAACAGGTTTGTTTTCATTTGAATAACCTCGATCTGAGTCCCGTGGTAAAGACACCTTATGGCTATCATCTTTTTGAGGTGTTGGAAAAGAGGGGGGCTGGACAGCTTCCATTTGATGAGGTAAGGGAGTCCATCCAAACGAAGATTATGGAAACAGAGGGCCGAACGGCATTTCAGAAATGGTATGAGCAGATTCGCTCTCAGGCCAAAATAGAGGTCCACACGGAATTGCTGGAGGAAAAGTGAGAAGAAGAGGGCAAATGATGACAGAAGTCAGAGTACAGAAGACAGCAAACAGATGTCAGAAAACAGAAGACAGAGGTCAGAAGCCCAGTTTTTCTGTCCTCTGTTTTTCTGTCCTCTGTCTTCTGACTTCTGACATCTGTCTCCTGCCTCTCTTCCCCTCCCCCCAACCTGCCCATGCAAAGGTCATTAACAAGGTGGTGGCTGTTGTTAATAATGATGTCATTACAGAGTATGATTTGGACAGGGCCATGGCATCGAAGGGTGTCGGTAAAAAATCACGCAGGCAGGTGCTGGAGGATTTGATTGACCAGACACTGCTCAAACAGGAAATGGAAAAGACCGACATCGAAGTAACCGATGATGATTTAGTGCGCGCGATTGCGGGTGTTTTGGATCGCAATAAAATCAACATTGAAATTTTACGTGCCGAGCTCGCGTCCAAAGAAATTCCTTTTGAAACTTATAAAGAACAGCTCAAACAGCAAATCAAACAGACCAAATTTATTCAGCAAAATGTGGGCTCCAATGTTTCCGTGCAAGATGCCGATGTAAGCGCCTACAAATTTGAACGGGCGGAGGTCGTTAATCCCAGTGGAACTGTTCATATTGGTTGGATTTTTTATTCCCTAGACGACGACCATTCCGAGAAAGAAATTAAAAAAGTATTTATTAAAGCGCGGAAAGTGGCTGACAAAGCCCGTCAGAAAGGCGCCGACTTTAAAAAGATTGCCAAAGAGACCGGCGATCTGGGTGAAAAAAGTCTCAGCGATCTACCTCCGGCGATTTCTTCCGAGGTGCGTCGAATGGAAATAGGAGAGGTGAGTGATCCCATTGTATCCCCGCAAGGAGTTTATGTAGTGAAGCTGTATGAAAAAGCACTTCAAAATGTTTCGGAAAAAGAAAAAGTGGATGACATGCAGATTCGGCAGACAATTTACAATAATCGCATGGAACAGGAAATTCACAATTACGCTTTGAAACTCAGAAGGAAGGCCTTCATTGATGTCCGGGAATAGGAAGAATGGACCATGGACAATGGACTATGGACAATAGACTTGTCATTGGAATTACAACCGGCGATCCCAAAGGGATTGGTCCGGAAGTTGTTTCCAAGGCGTTAAGCGATCCCGAAATTCAATCGCTGGCACAATTCAAAATTTACGGCCCCACTATTTCCGATCCCCGATTGCCCGACATCCATTCTGCGCAAACAGCCATCAGTTCTTTGGAAGCGGCGTTGATCGATGCGCTCAATAAAAAAATCGATGCGTTGGTGACGGCTCCGGTGAACAAGGCGCGTCTTCGTTTGGTGGATAAAAATTTTATCGGACACACCGAATTTTTTGCCACTCGTGTGAATGCAAATGTTTGCATGATGTTTGTGGCGAAAAATTTGCGTGTCTCTTTGGTAACACGGCATTTGCCTCTCTCTCAAGTAGCGATGCGTCTCAACGCGGTTGAAATTTTGCAGACGATTCGTCTGACTTATGAGGGACTTCAGCAATATTTTCATATTCTATCACCCTATCTGGCCGTGGCGGGGTTAAATCCGCACGCTGGTGAAGGGGGGATGTTGGGGGATGAAGAAACGAGAATAATCCATCCCGCTCTGATGCAAGCCAGAAAAGAGGGGATACATGTGGATGGTCCCATTTCCCCCGACACCCTTTTTTGGGAAGCTTCGCAAAGTAAATGGGACGGAGTGATTGCGATGTATCACGATCAGGGGTTGATTCCGGTTAAAACGCTGGCTTTCAAAGAGGCGGTGCAAATTACCTTGGGACTTCCGTTCTTGAGAGTTTCCGTTGATCACGGAACAGCGGAAAATATTGTGGGAACTGGGAAAGCCGACGCCACCAATCTCAAATCAGCCATTCGTTTGGCATGTCGGTTGAAAGATTAGTATTGTCATTCCTGCGAAAGCAGAAATCTAGAAAATCTGAAAAACACTGGATCCCTGCCTTCGCAGGGATGACAATAACATTGAAGTAGATTGATTTAGCGGGGCGGACGGGGATCGAACCCGTGACCTCCGACGTGACAGGCCGGCGTTCTAACCAGCTGAACTACCGCCCCACTCAACCAACCCGGGCTTCTTACACCATGTTTTTCTTTATTTTGTCAACCAAAGGAGTTCTTAAGACGATTAAAGATAAAGCGAACACCATAAGCAAAATATATCCGATGATATTGTTGCTTTCACTCCCCTTCACCAACGAACAACCTCCTGAAATTTTGTAACCCATCGGGGTCCCTGCATCTGTTTCTCCTGTGACGGCAACGGCCACTTCCCCCGGAATTTCCGCCACACCTCCCACCACAGCGACGGCTTTGCTCAGTTGAAAGCTGTTACAACCCGAGGCATTCCCGGGGTCGCTGGCGCAAACAACCATCGTGAGCGGTTCTTTCCCAACACCACTGTCAGCCGCTTTTGCCGCAGATAAAGAGTGAGCCGTTGACACGGCAGGAGGGAGAGCATTGAGCGTTATGTTTGCCGCGCCGGACTGGCAGGAACCTTTTTTGGTGAAGAGAACCTGCTTTTCTTCAATCTTGTCGACCCAGCAAGAGATATCATTGCCGCTTGCATCTTTGAAAGATTTGACCGAATTTTTCAGAGCATCGTGCGCCACATCGGAAGCCTCAAATTTGACGTACCCATTGGTTCCGTCCCATACAGAATCTTTCGGTTCCAATTTCGGTTTTTCGTTGATGTTGAAAAAGAAGGAAAGCGCAAAGCCCGCGGCTCTGGGATTATCGGCTATGGAGGTGTCGAACACTTCAAAAATTGCGGCCAGATCAGTGCCACCATAGTTTTTGCGCGTCAGAGGAACAAGATATTTTGGATGGCACAAACGCAACATCGGATCATTGAGTATGTTGTTCTGGCTGGAATCGGCCGTGAGATTTTCTTCCTCCAAAACGGCGACTGCAGGATTGTTGTTGGCATCCAGTGTGATTTGTTCCCCCATAATACCGCAGTCTTTGTCTCCATAAACGTTCCAAGCATTATCGTCCGGCGCGAAACGCGCATCGGTCGTTTCCCTTATATCTACAAAGAAACCGTGAACACGATCGTGCCGTTCAACGCGGGATTGCGCGTGATCTTCTTTCATTTCCTGCACCTCACCGGATTCCGTGATGAAAATTTTATTACCGCTGACTTCGGAAGCAGGAAGGTCTCTCTTGATTTTGTCTTTGCTGATGATGACACCGGGTATTTCAGAAATGTCTCGCGCCACGGGATTCCATCCGGACGCGTCTTTGCTGACTTCTATGAGTTTCTTGAATAAATTATTTCCATCTTTTATCACCAAGATCGCGTAAAATTTACCTTCCTTGTCGGAAGCGACCAATCGAAAATAGGTTACCTTTTCTTGGGCCGACAATTTTTGCAATGTTACGAAAGAACATTGGAAATGATCTTCCTCGGCGGTTTTGTTGCAAATGTCGAGACCCGCAACATTGGCGGACTCACTGCCACACTCAACTCCACCGACAAGATAAGAGGTGTTGCCGAAGGCGAATCCCTTGAAGGTGTCTATCTTGGAGACGTCACAGTATTCTCCTTGCCAAATTCTTGTGGGGTTTCCCGCCTCATCCGTTGGAAAGCAGATTGGCGCCGGGAGTATGGTGGCGGGCTGGA is a window from the Deltaproteobacteria bacterium genome containing:
- a CDS encoding peptidylprolyl isomerase, with the translated sequence MDKGPENMTMDNGQWTVDLKKIRNESLSIVHSPWSIVHGPLSIVHGPWSMVLLLLLLSCSPSKPSSPTLALVNGEKMPLSDFQKALDWEQWKFGTEVSLSDSRSQQLKTKVMDSLLKDRLLLQEAKKRNITVSDSEAEKSVESVRKNYPNQDDFEKLLRSKELTVEDFRQQRIQELTIKKLMEAVTKEQLTLTDGRLKRYYEEYLTEFQHPDQVRARQIVTDSAEKAESVRAMITSGTSFEEAAKKYSLSPDRKKGGNLGWFGKGEMPLEFEQVCFHLNNLDLSPVVKTPYGYHLFEVLEKRGAGQLPFDEVRESIQTKIMETEGRTAFQKWYEQIRSQAKIEVHTELLEEK
- a CDS encoding SurA N-terminal domain-containing protein: MMTEVRVQKTANRCQKTEDRGQKPSFSVLCFSVLCLLTSDICLLPLFPSPQPAHAKVINKVVAVVNNDVITEYDLDRAMASKGVGKKSRRQVLEDLIDQTLLKQEMEKTDIEVTDDDLVRAIAGVLDRNKINIEILRAELASKEIPFETYKEQLKQQIKQTKFIQQNVGSNVSVQDADVSAYKFERAEVVNPSGTVHIGWIFYSLDDDHSEKEIKKVFIKARKVADKARQKGADFKKIAKETGDLGEKSLSDLPPAISSEVRRMEIGEVSDPIVSPQGVYVVKLYEKALQNVSEKEKVDDMQIRQTIYNNRMEQEIHNYALKLRRKAFIDVRE
- the pdxA gene encoding 4-hydroxythreonine-4-phosphate dehydrogenase PdxA → MDNRLVIGITTGDPKGIGPEVVSKALSDPEIQSLAQFKIYGPTISDPRLPDIHSAQTAISSLEAALIDALNKKIDALVTAPVNKARLRLVDKNFIGHTEFFATRVNANVCMMFVAKNLRVSLVTRHLPLSQVAMRLNAVEILQTIRLTYEGLQQYFHILSPYLAVAGLNPHAGEGGMLGDEETRIIHPALMQARKEGIHVDGPISPDTLFWEASQSKWDGVIAMYHDQGLIPVKTLAFKEAVQITLGLPFLRVSVDHGTAENIVGTGKADATNLKSAIRLACRLKD